The Halanaerobium praevalens DSM 2228 genome contains a region encoding:
- a CDS encoding acyl-CoA carboxylase subunit beta gives MSAEDKKKILENKKEKIRQGGGQARIKKQHAKNKKTARERIEYLLDDNTFNELNMFVENRSTSLGMDEKEAPGEGVVVGYGTIADRLVYVYAQDFTVMGGSVGEAHANKISEVMDLAIQNGAPIIGLNDSGGARINEGIDSLNGYGEIFYRNTKASGVVPQITAILGPCAGGAVYSPAITDFIFMVDKTSKMFITGPNVIKSVTGEKVSAEELGGAQTHNKISGVAHFMEPSEESALDNIRKLLTYIPNNYKEEAARIETDDHGGRRTAELKEIVEENPQKAYDVRDVIDVLADQDSFMEVQPYFAQNAVIGFARLNGRSVGIIANQPQHLAGCLNIDASTKIARFIRFLDSFNIPIVSLVDVPGYMPGTEQEYGGVIRHGAKVLYAYSEATVPKITLIMRKAYGGAYIAMGSRSVRADLVYAWPIAEIAVMGPEGAANIIYRKEIAAANEPEKLRQSKIDDYKENFANPYIAAKRGMVNDVIKMEATRAKLINGLEMMVNKRENKQDKKHGNIPL, from the coding sequence ATGTCAGCAGAAGACAAGAAAAAAATATTGGAAAATAAAAAAGAAAAAATTCGTCAGGGTGGCGGTCAAGCTAGAATAAAAAAACAGCATGCTAAAAACAAAAAAACTGCTAGAGAGCGGATTGAATATTTATTAGATGATAATACTTTTAATGAACTAAATATGTTTGTAGAAAATCGCAGCACTTCTTTAGGTATGGACGAAAAAGAAGCACCTGGAGAAGGTGTTGTTGTTGGCTATGGAACTATTGCAGATCGTTTAGTTTATGTTTATGCTCAAGATTTTACAGTAATGGGTGGTTCAGTTGGGGAAGCTCATGCAAATAAGATTTCTGAGGTTATGGATTTGGCAATTCAAAATGGTGCTCCAATAATTGGCCTTAATGATTCTGGAGGAGCTAGAATTAATGAAGGCATAGATTCACTTAATGGTTATGGAGAAATTTTTTATAGAAATACTAAAGCATCTGGAGTTGTGCCTCAAATAACAGCTATTTTAGGTCCTTGTGCAGGTGGAGCAGTTTATTCACCAGCAATTACAGACTTTATTTTTATGGTTGATAAAACTTCTAAAATGTTTATTACAGGGCCAAATGTAATTAAATCTGTAACAGGAGAAAAAGTTTCAGCTGAAGAATTAGGAGGAGCTCAGACTCATAATAAAATTAGTGGAGTTGCTCATTTTATGGAGCCAAGTGAAGAGTCAGCCTTAGATAATATTAGAAAGTTATTAACTTACATACCAAATAATTATAAAGAAGAAGCAGCTCGGATTGAGACTGATGATCATGGTGGCCGTAGAACTGCAGAATTAAAAGAAATTGTAGAAGAAAATCCTCAAAAAGCTTATGATGTGCGTGATGTAATCGATGTTTTAGCAGATCAAGATAGTTTTATGGAAGTTCAACCTTATTTTGCTCAAAATGCTGTAATTGGTTTTGCCCGTTTAAATGGGAGAAGTGTTGGAATTATAGCTAACCAACCTCAGCATTTAGCAGGCTGTTTAAATATAGATGCTTCTACTAAAATAGCTCGTTTTATTCGTTTTTTAGATAGTTTTAATATCCCAATTGTTTCTTTAGTTGATGTTCCTGGATATATGCCTGGAACTGAACAGGAATATGGAGGAGTAATTAGGCATGGGGCTAAAGTGCTTTATGCTTATTCAGAGGCTACAGTGCCTAAAATAACTCTCATTATGCGCAAAGCTTATGGGGGAGCATATATTGCAATGGGTAGTCGTTCAGTTAGAGCTGATTTAGTTTATGCTTGGCCGATAGCTGAAATTGCTGTTATGGGACCTGAAGGAGCAGCTAATATTATTTACAGAAAAGAAATTGCTGCTGCTAATGAGCCTGAAAAATTAAGGCAGTCTAAAATTGATGATTATAAAGAAAACTTTGCTAACCCTTATATTGCAGCTAAAAGAGGAATGGTTAATGATGTAATTAAAATGGAAGCAACTAGAGCTAAATTGATTAATGGTTTAGAAATGATGGTTAATAAGCGAGAAAACAAGCAAGATAAAAAACATGGTAATATTCCTTTATAA
- the sufC gene encoding Fe-S cluster assembly ATPase SufC: MDKKLLKISGLESRVEEEEILNGINLEVNKGELHVIMGPNGAGKSTLANVLMGHPEHQITKGEIEFEGEKINDLAVDKRAKKGIFLSFQYPQEIPGVTVENFLRTAKTATTGEQQSIFDFKFLLEEKMDLLNIDQSYADRYLNKGFSGGEKKKNEILQMAVLEPKLAILDETDSGLDVDATKTVAEGIKKLASADNAMIIITHHNQILDYLKPDFVHVLVDGKIAKSGDMSLAEKIEKEGYAEYKEQILNESNC, translated from the coding sequence ATGGACAAAAAATTATTAAAAATTTCTGGTTTAGAATCCAGAGTTGAAGAGGAAGAAATTTTAAATGGAATTAATTTAGAAGTTAATAAGGGTGAGCTGCATGTTATAATGGGGCCAAATGGAGCTGGTAAATCTACTTTAGCTAATGTTTTAATGGGCCATCCAGAACATCAAATTACTAAAGGTGAAATTGAATTTGAAGGTGAAAAAATTAATGATTTAGCAGTAGATAAAAGAGCTAAAAAAGGTATTTTCTTATCATTCCAGTATCCGCAAGAAATACCAGGTGTCACTGTAGAAAATTTTTTGAGAACTGCAAAAACTGCAACAACAGGTGAACAGCAAAGTATTTTTGATTTTAAATTTCTGTTAGAGGAAAAAATGGATTTATTAAATATTGATCAGTCATATGCAGACCGTTATTTAAATAAAGGTTTTTCTGGAGGAGAAAAAAAGAAAAACGAAATCTTGCAAATGGCAGTTTTAGAACCTAAGTTAGCTATTTTAGATGAAACTGATTCTGGTTTAGATGTTGATGCAACTAAAACAGTTGCTGAGGGAATTAAAAAACTTGCTTCTGCAGATAATGCAATGATTATAATTACTCATCATAACCAAATTTTAGACTATCTAAAACCAGATTTTGTTCATGTTTTAGTTGATGGTAAAATTGCTAAATCTGGAGATATGTCTTTAGCTGAAAAAATTGAAAAAGAAGGTTATGCAGAATATAAAGAACAAATTTTAAATGAAAGTAACTGTTAG
- a CDS encoding cysteine desulfurase, which yields MMSKKESTAKTKSFGAQYKTDFPILDQEFDGEKLVYFDNAATTQKPNSVLDAVDNYNRTINANPHRGAHTLSVKATQAYEKARETVKDFINAEKAEEIIFTRNTTESLNLLANSLEDLVSEGDEILISLLEHHSNILPWQQLAEKKNLKLKYLYPDENYRISLAELKSKLSEKTKIFSISQMSNVSGTINPVKEMAELAHQKGALVVVDGAQGAPHIKTDVQDLDADFYAFSGHKMLGPMGIGVLYGKKEILEKLPPFLKGGGMIEYVKEQSSTYAPLPEKFEAGTPNVEGAIGLEAAIKYLEKVGLDQIKKHELDLTAYALEKMKKLDYVEIAGPLDLEARGGIISFNIKDIHSHDLATIVDSAGIAIRSGHHCAQPLMKFYQLNSTGRISFYLYNTKEEIDRFLASLEKVREVFGYGS from the coding sequence ATGATGTCAAAAAAAGAATCCACAGCTAAAACTAAAAGTTTTGGAGCTCAATATAAAACTGATTTTCCCATTTTAGACCAGGAATTTGATGGTGAAAAATTAGTTTATTTTGATAATGCTGCAACAACTCAAAAGCCTAATTCTGTTTTAGATGCTGTAGATAATTATAATCGGACCATAAATGCTAATCCTCATCGGGGAGCTCATACTTTGAGTGTCAAAGCAACTCAAGCTTATGAAAAAGCCAGAGAAACAGTAAAAGATTTTATAAATGCTGAAAAGGCAGAAGAAATTATTTTTACCAGAAATACAACTGAGTCTTTAAATTTATTAGCAAATAGTTTGGAGGATTTAGTCAGTGAAGGTGATGAAATTCTAATTTCACTTTTAGAACATCACAGTAATATTTTACCCTGGCAGCAATTAGCAGAAAAGAAAAATTTGAAATTAAAATATTTATACCCAGATGAAAATTATAGAATTTCTCTAGCAGAGTTAAAGTCTAAGTTGAGTGAGAAAACTAAGATTTTTAGTATTTCTCAAATGTCAAATGTTAGTGGAACTATAAATCCAGTTAAAGAAATGGCAGAATTAGCCCATCAAAAGGGTGCTTTAGTTGTTGTTGATGGTGCTCAAGGTGCTCCTCATATCAAAACTGATGTTCAAGATTTGGATGCAGATTTTTATGCTTTTTCTGGCCATAAAATGTTAGGACCAATGGGAATTGGAGTTTTATATGGAAAAAAAGAAATTTTAGAAAAATTACCTCCCTTTCTCAAAGGTGGAGGCATGATAGAATATGTTAAAGAACAAAGTTCAACTTATGCTCCCTTGCCTGAAAAATTTGAAGCAGGAACTCCTAATGTTGAAGGTGCAATTGGTTTGGAAGCAGCTATTAAATATTTAGAAAAAGTGGGCCTTGATCAAATTAAAAAACATGAGTTAGATTTAACAGCTTATGCCCTTGAAAAAATGAAGAAACTTGATTATGTTGAAATAGCTGGCCCTCTTGATTTAGAAGCTAGAGGTGGTATTATTTCTTTTAATATTAAAGATATTCACTCACATGATTTGGCTACTATAGTTGATAGTGCAGGAATTGCTATTCGCTCAGGTCACCATTGTGCTCAACCTTTAATGAAATTTTATCAGCTTAATTCTACAGGTCGGATTAGTTTTTATCTTTATAATACCAAAGAAGAAATTGATCGTTTTCTAGCATCCCTAGAAAAAGTAAGGGAGGTTTTTGGATATGGATCTTAA
- a CDS encoding AI-2E family transporter, whose amino-acid sequence MFEQPFFKFSYKIIMILLIILLLGQIPYFITPLTSVLSFILLPLLFSSFLYYLMRPLVRFLEPIVKNKSLSIIISFLVIVAILTIVFYFGGSIIYNQGKELSQNLSGSYSYLYNYILEIIESIKQYIDLDNSFLEELQIQEKLFSYLNNLAQKISNYNYMGIFSSITNFGLIILLIPFILFYLLKDDQKLFNNILHIIPENKKEEFEEVASEIDQLLSTFISSQVVVAFFLGLVMFFGFLIIQLPNAAVLAFIAMITSLIPIIGPFFGSLPAIFVAATNSLFLFIGVALIILIAQYLEGNLIRPLVQGRRLEIHPLVVLFVVLSGVYLFGFIGALTSVPLYVVLRLLFLKKYIAK is encoded by the coding sequence ATGTTTGAGCAGCCTTTTTTTAAGTTTAGTTATAAAATAATTATGATACTTTTGATCATTTTGTTATTAGGACAAATACCATATTTTATAACTCCTCTAACTTCAGTTTTAAGTTTTATTTTATTACCTTTATTATTTAGTTCTTTTCTCTATTATTTAATGCGACCTTTAGTTAGATTTTTAGAACCAATAGTCAAAAATAAAAGTTTATCAATTATTATTTCATTTTTGGTGATAGTTGCTATTTTAACTATTGTTTTTTATTTTGGAGGTAGTATTATTTATAATCAGGGTAAAGAATTAAGTCAGAACTTAAGTGGTAGTTATAGCTATCTGTATAATTATATTTTAGAGATAATTGAAAGTATAAAACAATATATAGATTTAGATAATTCATTTTTAGAAGAATTACAAATTCAAGAAAAATTATTTTCTTATCTTAATAATTTAGCTCAAAAAATATCTAACTATAATTATATGGGAATTTTTAGTTCAATTACTAATTTTGGTTTAATAATCTTACTAATTCCTTTTATTTTGTTTTATTTACTTAAAGATGACCAAAAATTATTTAATAACATTTTGCATATTATTCCTGAAAATAAAAAAGAAGAATTTGAAGAAGTGGCTAGTGAAATTGATCAATTACTTTCAACTTTTATAAGTTCTCAAGTTGTAGTTGCTTTTTTTCTTGGTTTAGTTATGTTTTTTGGATTTTTAATTATTCAGCTTCCTAATGCAGCTGTACTTGCTTTTATTGCTATGATTACTTCTTTAATTCCAATCATTGGTCCCTTTTTTGGTAGTTTGCCAGCTATTTTTGTAGCAGCTACAAATAGTTTATTTTTATTTATTGGAGTAGCTTTAATTATTTTAATTGCTCAATATTTGGAAGGGAATTTAATTAGACCTCTTGTTCAGGGAAGAAGATTAGAGATTCATCCTTTGGTAGTTTTATTTGTAGTTTTATCAGGAGTTTATTTATTTGGTTTTATTGGAGCTTTAACTTCTGTACCTTTATATGTAGTTTTAAGGCTGCTTTTTTTGAAAAAGTATATAGCTAAATAA
- a CDS encoding biotin/lipoyl-containing protein, with product MKKFRVEIDGEEFMVKIEELKAEAEVEEKQEAKKSKTEKEPVKLEKKTVSKSETKTTKEKIDPADLGQEHIVAPMPGSILEIKVSEGDTVNQGDILVVLEAMKMENEITATQAGTVEEIKVQVGDSVDANQILVLVK from the coding sequence ATGAAAAAATTTAGAGTTGAAATTGATGGAGAAGAATTTATGGTTAAAATTGAAGAGTTAAAAGCTGAGGCTGAGGTAGAGGAGAAACAAGAAGCCAAAAAGTCTAAAACTGAAAAAGAGCCAGTAAAACTTGAGAAAAAAACTGTTTCTAAATCCGAAACTAAAACTACTAAAGAAAAAATAGATCCTGCTGATTTAGGTCAAGAACATATAGTTGCTCCGATGCCTGGTAGTATTTTAGAAATAAAAGTTAGTGAAGGTGATACTGTAAATCAGGGTGATATTTTAGTTGTTTTAGAGGCAATGAAAATGGAAAATGAAATTACCGCAACTCAGGCTGGCACTGTAGAAGAAATTAAAGTGCAAGTTGGAGACAGTGTTGATGCTAATCAGATATTAGTTTTAGTTAAATAA
- a CDS encoding AAA family ATPase, whose amino-acid sequence MIKKIHILGPSGSGTTTIAHQLSQEYDLAHFDADDYFWKKTEPPYQNLRSIAARQTMLKKDLANKSAWIISGSFCGWGDIFKDQFDLVIYLWSPINTRLKRLKSRERKRFGSAVLPGGKMFRRHQQFLDSAARYDYDQSEVRNKRSHQEWMQSLNCPVLKIEGEKSIKETVEIIKSKINELVKED is encoded by the coding sequence ATGATTAAAAAGATACATATTTTAGGGCCTTCAGGTTCTGGAACTACAACTATTGCCCATCAATTAAGTCAAGAATATGATTTGGCCCATTTTGATGCAGATGATTATTTTTGGAAAAAAACTGAACCACCTTATCAAAATTTACGTTCTATTGCAGCTAGACAAACTATGTTAAAAAAAGATCTTGCAAATAAATCAGCTTGGATAATTAGTGGCTCATTTTGTGGTTGGGGAGATATTTTTAAGGATCAATTTGATCTAGTAATTTATCTGTGGTCACCAATTAATACTAGGTTAAAACGTTTAAAAAGTAGAGAGCGTAAGCGCTTTGGAAGTGCTGTTTTACCAGGTGGTAAAATGTTTAGGCGGCATCAGCAATTTTTAGATTCAGCTGCCAGGTATGATTATGATCAGAGCGAAGTAAGAAATAAAAGAAGTCACCAAGAATGGATGCAGAGTTTAAATTGTCCTGTTTTAAAAATTGAAGGAGAAAAATCAATAAAAGAGACAGTTGAAATAATAAAAAGTAAAATAAATGAGCTGGTCAAGGAGGATTAA
- a CDS encoding late competence development ComFB family protein, whose amino-acid sequence MIKNKKLRKLKSELNNITEEIVLEMLEKLLKREEFDNICKDQECLLDMATYALNRLPAKYVATFRGEAFSKADELEQQHSVDVLAIVTQAIKVVAANEHHAEHKSEHQNQEQS is encoded by the coding sequence ATGATTAAAAATAAAAAACTAAGGAAGCTAAAGTCTGAGTTAAATAATATTACAGAAGAAATAGTTTTAGAAATGTTAGAAAAATTACTCAAAAGAGAAGAATTTGATAATATTTGTAAAGATCAAGAATGTCTTTTAGATATGGCGACTTATGCTTTAAACCGCTTACCTGCTAAGTATGTAGCTACTTTTAGAGGTGAAGCTTTTTCTAAAGCAGATGAACTCGAACAACAGCATTCTGTAGATGTTTTAGCAATAGTTACTCAGGCAATTAAAGTTGTAGCTGCAAATGAACATCATGCTGAACATAAGAGTGAACACCAGAATCAAGAACAGAGTTAA
- a CDS encoding DMT family transporter, producing MENRKKGITFILLSSLFFALMAATVKFLGDMPTAEKIFFRNLIGIFIALTLVKKTGSSLVGNNKKLLVLRSLFGLLGIAAYFYALANMKLSDAVILNKMSPFFVMIFASIFLKENITKKQIMALITAAFGAILVIRPGFDSNIFPALIALTSSILAGVSYTVVRQLRKTDSAPTVVFYFSLFSTLAMIPFMLKGSFVIPSISQAIALLSLGLFAAAAQLFMTNAYRHAEAGELSIYTYANIVFSTIFGLVIFQEIPDIFSIFGALLIISAGYLNYRAKEKENAEKLRLKKQKNKS from the coding sequence ATGGAAAACAGAAAAAAAGGAATAACTTTTATATTATTATCTTCACTTTTTTTTGCTTTAATGGCAGCTACTGTTAAATTTTTAGGAGATATGCCAACAGCCGAAAAAATATTTTTTAGAAACTTGATTGGAATTTTTATTGCTTTAACTTTAGTCAAAAAAACTGGTAGTTCTTTAGTTGGGAATAATAAAAAGCTTTTAGTTTTAAGAAGTTTATTTGGTCTTTTAGGAATAGCAGCTTATTTTTATGCTTTAGCAAATATGAAATTATCTGATGCAGTTATTTTAAATAAAATGTCACCATTTTTTGTAATGATTTTTGCTTCTATTTTTTTAAAAGAAAATATTACCAAAAAACAAATAATGGCTTTAATAACAGCAGCATTTGGAGCTATATTAGTAATTAGGCCGGGTTTTGATTCAAATATTTTCCCTGCTCTAATTGCTTTAACTTCTAGTATTTTAGCAGGTGTATCTTATACAGTAGTTAGACAGCTGCGTAAAACTGACTCTGCTCCAACTGTTGTTTTTTATTTCAGTTTATTTTCAACTTTAGCTATGATTCCTTTTATGCTCAAAGGTAGTTTTGTTATCCCAAGTATTTCTCAGGCAATAGCTTTATTGTCCTTAGGCTTATTTGCAGCTGCAGCTCAATTATTTATGACTAATGCTTATCGTCATGCTGAAGCTGGAGAGCTTTCAATTTATACTTATGCAAATATTGTTTTCTCTACTATTTTTGGCTTAGTTATATTTCAAGAAATTCCAGATATATTTTCAATTTTTGGAGCTTTATTAATAATTTCTGCTGGTTATTTAAATTATAGGGCCAAGGAAAAAGAAAATGCAGAGAAATTAAGACTAAAAAAACAAAAAAATAAAAGTTAA
- the sufB gene encoding Fe-S cluster assembly protein SufB yields MSERTEVKDIDRSLHDQKNKEKHRYQAAKGLTPAVIKEISKEKDEPEWMLDFRLKSLAIYKEKEVPTWGADISDLDMDNIITYVRPDADLQDNWDQVPKEIKDTFDALGIPEAEKESLAGVGAQYDSEVVYHNLKEEMVEQGVIYMDMESAVKKHEDLVKEHFMKLITPNDHKFSALHGAVWSGGSFVYIPAGVDVDIPLQSYFRQNAPGSGQFEHTLIILEEGANAHFIEGCSAPKYSVNNLHAGAVELFVNKKAKLRYSTIENWSRNMYNLNTKRALVEEDGVIEWVSGSFGSKVSMLYPMSILKGARARAEFTGVTFAAEGQYLDTGAQVIHAAPNTTSTVNSRSIAKDGGHAYYRGLLKATENAQGAKASVSCESLMLDNQSKSDTLPIMKLETDDIDIGHEAKVGRISEEAIFYLMSRGISEEEAKAMIVRGFVEPIASELPLEYAVELNNLINLELEGTIG; encoded by the coding sequence ATGAGTGAAAGAACAGAAGTTAAAGATATTGATCGCAGTTTACATGATCAAAAAAATAAAGAAAAACATCGGTATCAGGCTGCTAAAGGTTTAACTCCAGCAGTTATAAAAGAGATTTCGAAAGAAAAAGATGAGCCTGAATGGATGTTAGATTTTAGACTTAAGTCACTTGCAATTTATAAAGAAAAAGAAGTACCTACTTGGGGAGCAGATATTTCTGATTTAGATATGGATAACATTATTACCTATGTAAGGCCTGATGCTGATCTACAAGATAATTGGGATCAGGTACCAAAAGAAATTAAAGATACTTTTGATGCTTTAGGAATTCCTGAAGCGGAAAAAGAATCATTAGCTGGAGTTGGTGCTCAATATGATTCTGAAGTTGTTTATCACAATCTAAAAGAAGAAATGGTTGAGCAAGGTGTAATCTATATGGATATGGAAAGTGCAGTAAAAAAGCATGAAGACTTAGTTAAAGAACATTTCATGAAATTAATTACACCAAATGATCATAAATTTTCGGCTTTACATGGTGCTGTTTGGTCAGGTGGATCTTTTGTTTATATTCCTGCAGGAGTAGATGTTGATATCCCACTCCAGTCATATTTTAGACAGAATGCTCCAGGTTCAGGCCAGTTTGAGCATACCCTAATTATTTTAGAAGAAGGAGCAAATGCCCATTTTATTGAAGGTTGTTCTGCTCCTAAATATTCAGTTAATAATTTACATGCAGGAGCTGTTGAATTATTTGTAAATAAAAAGGCTAAATTACGCTATAGTACAATAGAAAATTGGTCTCGTAATATGTATAATTTAAATACCAAAAGAGCCTTAGTTGAAGAAGATGGAGTAATTGAATGGGTTTCTGGTTCATTTGGCTCTAAAGTTTCAATGTTATATCCAATGAGTATTTTAAAAGGAGCTAGAGCTAGAGCTGAGTTTACAGGTGTTACTTTTGCAGCTGAAGGTCAGTATCTTGATACAGGAGCTCAAGTTATTCATGCTGCTCCTAATACTACTTCTACAGTTAACTCGCGTTCAATTGCTAAAGATGGTGGCCATGCTTATTATCGAGGACTCTTAAAAGCGACTGAGAATGCTCAGGGTGCAAAAGCATCTGTTTCTTGTGAGTCTTTAATGTTAGATAATCAGTCTAAATCTGATACTTTACCAATTATGAAATTAGAGACTGATGATATTGATATTGGTCATGAAGCAAAAGTTGGTAGAATTAGTGAAGAGGCAATTTTCTATCTCATGAGTAGAGGTATTAGTGAAGAAGAAGCAAAAGCAATGATCGTTCGCGGCTTTGTAGAACCAATTGCCAGTGAATTACCATTAGAATATGCAGTTGAATTAAATAATCTAATTAACCTTGAACTTGAAGGTACTATAGGATAG
- a CDS encoding KdsC family phosphatase, with product MKEINTIFLDVDGTLTDGKVYLDNQKNELKAFDVKDGLIIVAAIELGYEVIIMTGRKSEVVARRAAELGIKEYYQGVRYKKKALEKLMQKKGITYQNLAYLGDDLNDLAVMKKARFAACPANAAQEIRKISDFVSEFKGGAGAIREILTHLLRAKGDYHKVLELFA from the coding sequence ATGAAAGAAATTAATACAATCTTTTTAGATGTTGATGGAACTTTGACAGATGGGAAAGTTTATTTAGATAATCAAAAAAATGAGTTAAAAGCTTTTGATGTTAAAGATGGATTAATAATAGTAGCTGCAATAGAGCTTGGTTATGAAGTTATTATTATGACTGGACGGAAATCAGAGGTTGTAGCTAGAAGAGCAGCTGAATTAGGAATTAAAGAATATTATCAAGGTGTTCGTTACAAAAAGAAAGCTCTAGAAAAATTAATGCAGAAAAAGGGGATTACTTATCAAAATTTAGCCTATTTGGGAGATGATTTAAATGATCTAGCAGTTATGAAAAAAGCAAGATTTGCTGCCTGTCCAGCTAATGCTGCTCAAGAAATTAGAAAAATATCAGATTTTGTTTCTGAATTTAAAGGAGGAGCAGGTGCAATAAGAGAGATTTTAACTCACCTTTTAAGAGCAAAAGGTGATTATCATAAGGTATTAGAACTTTTTGCTTAA
- the sufU gene encoding Fe-S cluster assembly sulfur transfer protein SufU produces MDLNSVYTELIMEHNKNSRNKHALENPDLSEHGHNPSCGDDITLELKLEEGIIKEAAFTGSGCAISQASTSIMIDLIKNKSVAEALDLVETFIAMIKKDITEQKELRKLKDAMALKNISNMPARVKCAVLSWHTLKEALNK; encoded by the coding sequence ATGGATCTTAACTCTGTTTATACTGAATTAATAATGGAGCATAATAAAAATAGTAGGAATAAGCATGCCTTAGAAAACCCTGATTTGAGTGAACATGGACACAATCCAAGTTGTGGAGATGATATTACTTTAGAATTAAAGTTGGAAGAGGGAATAATCAAAGAAGCTGCTTTTACAGGTAGTGGTTGTGCTATTTCTCAGGCTTCAACTTCAATTATGATTGATTTAATTAAAAATAAATCTGTTGCAGAAGCTTTAGATTTAGTAGAAACTTTTATAGCTATGATCAAAAAAGATATAACTGAACAAAAAGAATTAAGAAAACTAAAAGATGCAATGGCTTTAAAAAATATTTCTAATATGCCCGCTCGTGTTAAATGTGCTGTTTTATCTTGGCATACATTAAAAGAAGCCTTGAATAAGTAA
- the sufD gene encoding Fe-S cluster assembly protein SufD → MYNKKLVDKLTTGQSKLLSKKRIEAVKEFENLEQNNFNRINLNDYDLPEYSPYNKEYLKTKKGQEKLIVKKMTDNLDNEKEILNYLQEFKTNKVEKGNKGLGAKYMHLADAFYNTGLFIKVPKNSDFKLPLEIFYELDKANPFLIDNNFIVAEENSNLTIVIDYRMQAKKLEAFHNGLTRVIVKDNAVLNIIKVQRFNDQSYNFDSNFSIISNQGKLNWIPLELGAKNSITNNENILAAEGSEASISSVYFGDGQRKLDLGFKMNHQGRYSKSEIESKGVLKDTAQKVFRGDLYFQKGASQAKGSEKEEVLLLNKTVDSDSIPALFSEEDNVEGEHAVSAGQIDEQQLFYLMSRGMTKAEAKQLMVEAAFNPIFAKIPLNDLKGSVINDVKKRIHS, encoded by the coding sequence ATGTATAATAAAAAATTAGTCGATAAATTAACTACTGGACAATCAAAGTTATTAAGTAAAAAAAGAATAGAAGCTGTAAAAGAATTTGAAAATTTAGAGCAGAACAATTTTAATAGAATTAATTTAAATGACTATGATTTACCCGAGTATAGTCCTTATAATAAAGAATATCTGAAAACTAAAAAGGGTCAGGAAAAATTGATAGTAAAAAAAATGACAGATAACTTAGATAATGAAAAAGAAATTTTGAATTATCTGCAAGAGTTTAAAACAAATAAAGTAGAAAAAGGTAATAAGGGGCTTGGAGCTAAATATATGCATTTAGCAGATGCCTTTTATAATACAGGACTTTTTATTAAAGTACCAAAAAATTCAGATTTTAAATTACCTCTAGAAATATTTTATGAATTAGACAAAGCAAATCCTTTTTTAATTGATAATAATTTCATTGTAGCTGAAGAGAATTCTAATTTAACAATTGTAATTGATTATAGAATGCAAGCTAAAAAATTAGAGGCTTTTCATAATGGATTAACAAGGGTAATTGTTAAGGATAATGCTGTTTTAAATATTATTAAAGTCCAAAGATTTAATGATCAGAGTTATAATTTTGACAGTAATTTTTCAATCATCTCAAATCAAGGAAAATTAAATTGGATTCCACTTGAATTAGGTGCTAAAAACTCAATTACAAATAATGAAAATATTTTAGCAGCTGAGGGCAGTGAGGCTAGTATTAGCTCAGTTTACTTTGGTGATGGTCAGCGGAAGCTTGATCTTGGCTTTAAAATGAATCATCAGGGTCGCTATAGTAAGAGCGAGATTGAAAGCAAGGGTGTTTTAAAAGATACAGCCCAAAAAGTATTTAGAGGAGATCTTTATTTCCAAAAAGGTGCAAGCCAGGCTAAGGGTTCAGAAAAAGAAGAGGTTTTACTTTTAAATAAAACTGTTGATTCAGATTCTATCCCTGCTCTATTTTCAGAAGAAGATAATGTAGAAGGGGAACATGCTGTAAGTGCAGGTCAAATTGATGAACAACAATTATTTTATTTAATGAGCAGAGGGATGACTAAAGCAGAAGCTAAACAGCTAATGGTTGAAGCAGCTTTTAATCCTATTTTTGCTAAAATACCGCTTAATGACCTCAAAGGAAGTGTTATTAATGATGTCAAAAAAAGAATCCACAGCTAA